AATGTCTTTTTAGATGTCTTTGGATCATAGATTTTTTTGCCcgccttcttcaatttcGTAGAGAGATGGCAGAATATTTGCGAAATGGCCTTTTCTCTATAACCCCAGGGCTAGACAGAATGCTCAAACTATTATCGCATGAAAACTGCACCATAATGAGCCGAAAAGGACGTAGACATGGTATCTACTGATGTTGTAACCAAACATTTTATTTTGCCATCCTTTCGAGATACTCTTCAACCAAAAGTGTTTCCCCTAAACTATTCACAGTCACGTATAGAAACTGCCTAAAGTCTGTTGTTGCACAAAGTACCCATGTAGAAGCTCGGGACTTCGCTTCTCTGAGAGAAGGGCTATTTAACACCAACAAGTGCAATCTAATCCCCAAAGGAAAAGAATATGAACATGGATATCACATCAAAATTGTAGATCCAAGATTTTCAAGTAAACAAATGATCTCATAATGTACCGTCTAATACCTGTAGCACCAACTTTGTAGGGCAAGACGCGGTCCCGTGCGACGCGTCCTGGGCGGTCAACCTCCACCCAAACTCCCAAGTCGAAACtctccacctccacagtCCATGTGAGAACTGCGACCATCCACGATGCCTTCGCGCTCTCGCCCAGGTCCTTCCGAGGTGGAGGAAGACTCGGGGCTTTGCAGTCTATCCTTCAACCAGCCGCTCTCTTGGCGCGTGGGGCGCTCCGCGATCCCCATTGCGGATCTCCTCGACCGTCTCCAGACTCTCGCGCAGGAACTTCGCAAACTCGACCAAGAGGAAATTGATAAGGAATCACTACGGAAGGTGTCTCAGGAACTTGCTAATGGGAACTTGCTTGCCCACAAGGATAAGGGTGTCAGAGCATGGGCTACGTGCTGCATCGTTGATGTGTTGCGACTATGCGCACCAGACGCGCCTTTTACGCGCAATCAATTGAAGGTGCGGCAATTGAAAAGACCCAGAATCTTTCTTCTATATATGCGATCCAAGAATTTGCTGACTGAGACTAATTAGGATATATTCACATGTATTGTGTCCTCGATTATCCCCGCTTTGGCTGACCCGTCCAACGCCTACAACGCCCAGCATATCTACGTCCTAGGATCTCTCGCGGAGGTGAAGAGTGTGGTTCTGATGGTCGATCTTGATCATCCGGACTCGCTAATTGTCCCGTTATTCATGGGCTGCTTCGACATCGTGTCGGGTTCTTCGAAAGCATCCACCGGTGAAGAGGTGGCTAAAAATGTTGAGTTTGATATGACCCGAGTACTCGTCACCGTGATCGATGAATCGCTCGTCTTGGCCCCCGAAGTAGTGGACATTATCGTCGCCCAATTCCTCCGAGTCGACCCACGAGTGTTGGACAATCCCAACAGGAAGGGAAAGCGACCAGATGCGCCGCTTGACGCCAAGCAGGACACTCTTCTACTGAAAGACTATCCGGCCGCCTATAACATGGCCAAGGCTATTTGTCAGGCCTGCCCGGATCGTATGACTAGTCACATCAGCCAGTACTTCAATAACGTTATCATCGATGCATCTGTGCCAGCTGGCCAAACGAACGGCTCTAGGCATGCCCGAAAACCCAATCTCGACGATTCCGATGAGGAGGGAGAAGATATCAAGGAATTGAGCAAGGCACACCGGCTGATCCGGGAGCTTTGGCGCGCTTGTCCCGAGGTCCTGCAGAATGTTATTCCGCAGATTGAAGCAGAGCTCTCTGCAGAATCAGTGGCTCTACGTTTATTGGCGACCCAGACTATCGGAGACCTTGCGGCCGGAATCGGTGTTGCAGGTCCCCCACCTCCTCCTCCCATGGACCCGACAACCTACCCGCCAGTATCACTACTGGATTATGACAAGACCATTCCCCAGCCCAATGTTTTGTTGACTCCCGTGTCCCCCAAGCCTTTCTCTCAGGTCCACAGCTCGGCCTATGAAGCCTTCTTGAGCCGTCGTCTCGACAAGACACCATCAGTCCGTGCTGCCTGGGTCACTGTTGTGGGACGGATTCTTTCAACGTCAGCTGGAGGCTCTGGCCTACACGAAAGCGAAGAACATAGTCTTGTCAGAAATCTGGCCTCGATGCTTCGTGACGTGGATGAGAAGGTTCGCGTTGCTGCAGTTGATACTGTTGGGCAATTTGGGCTTTCCCAAATCGTCCATAAGCTAAGCATGGATGGTGGTTGCTCATCACCAGACTCGGTTCTTGCAATTCTTGCCGAGCGAGTGAAGGATCGCAAACCGCATGTGCGTGAACACGCTATGAAGATTTTGGCTCGCATGTGGGCAGTGGCTGCTGGTGACATCGAGCAAAACACGGAGCCTGTCGTGTCCCTCCTCAAAGATGCGCCATCTAAGATATTTGATGCCTTCTATACCAATGATCAAGAAATTCATGTTCTGATCGATCGCGTCTTGTTTGAGACGCTTTTGCCACTTTCTTATCCCCCTATCAAAACGAAACTTTCTCGGGGCAACTCGAACCAATCACAAAAGCAGAAGGGTAGCCAGGCGTCTGAACCCGAGCAAGAGACGGATGTTGACAAGATACGCGTCCGCCGGATTCTTACCCTGCTCCGAGGGCTGGATGAAAAGGCCAGGCGAGTCTTCTTCGTTATGTTGGCTCGTCAGTTGTCGATGAGATCGGCAGTGACACTTTACCTAGAGGCCTGTGAGAAGTACAATGGTGGTGTTGTCGACAAGGACGAGGAACAGATTAAGACACAATTGTCCAAGATCATTGAATCATTATCTAAAACTTTCCCAGACGCCTCGCGCGCATCGGCAGACTTGTGGAAGTTCGCCAAGGTGCATGACCGGCGGTGCTACCAGCTGGTTCGCTTCGCCATGGCTGCTGTGAGTGATTATCGCACTGTTGTCAAGGCCATGAAAGAACTCCAGCGGCGGGTCCAGAGTGCAAACAACTCTCCCCTACTGGAAACCTTAACTCCTCTTGTGTATCGCTGTGGGTCCATGATCTTCAACCGGAGCCACATCCCGGCGATCATGAGTTTGTCCCGAACAGACGAGAATGGATTGGCCAACGCTGCACAGGAGATGTTGAAGCAAATTTCATCTCAAAATCCCGAAGTCCTAGAGGCACAGGTCCAAGAAATGTGTAAAGATCTCGAGGCTCAAGCTCCCAAGGCTTCCTCGGCCGCTGATAGTAGTGCTGAAGACATTTTGAAGGCTTGTGCTGGTTTCGCTAAAAAGCTTCCGGCTAAACTCCCCAAAGAGCGCAAGTTCCTCCAGGCTCTGGCCAACTATGCGCTTTACAGTTCATCGCCGCATTCTGCAAAACATGCAGTCTCAATTCTTATGGCGACGGCTGATCGAAGAGAGATGTATGCGAAGGATCTGGTGCATAAGTGTGTTGAGAACTGGACGTACGGATCTGATCGGTTCCTCACTCGCCTGGCTGCTCTGTCGCAGTTGAACCTCCTTGCACCGAGAGAAGCAGACGAGGAAAGCGATGCTATCATTTCCATTGCCATCAAACAAATCCTCCTCACCAACCGCACACCCGAACCAGACTCTGAATACAACTGGTCGGAGACAATTGATGATGAGACTAAAGCTAAAGAATGGGCATTAAAAATCATTGTCAACCGCCTTCACGCTAAGGATGGAGCAGACAATGAAGATGACTTCCGTGCCCACGCAAAGCCTGTTTACGAAACTCTGAATAAATTGGTGGTCGGTGAAGGCGAAATctcaaagaagaaagacacccCTGCAGGCCAAAAATCGCGCCTTCGCCTCCTCGCTGCCAAGTCCTTGCTCAAGCTGTGTGCTTCTAGCACTATCTGCGACGGTTTGTTGACGCCGTCTGATTTCAACGCAGTCGCTCTAGTTGCCCAGGATCCACTTGTGCAGGTGCGGGGTGGTTTCATTAACCACCTGAAGAAGAAACTCGTGCAAAAGTCACATCTGAGCCATCGATGGTACATCGTCCCATGTTTGCTTGCTTTCGAACCTGTTCATAGTCTGAAAGAGAGCACGCTTACATGGCTACGGTCCCGAGCGGCATACTTCGCCCAACAGGCGCAAGCCAGTGGGAAACGGACGGAACAGACCATGGTAATGGAATTGATCTTTTCACGTCTCCTGTCTTTGCTCGCCTACCACCCTGACTACCCGTCTGAGGATCTGGATGAGGCAACAAAACTCGGTGACTTGACCGACTTCTCTCAATATATTCTTTTCTACCTCTCCGCAGTTGCCAATGAACACAACATGTCATTGATTTTCCACGTCGGACAGCGCGTCAAACAATTCCGCGATGGAATCACCAAATCAGACGAGATCTCCACCCGCCTCCACACACTATCTGATTTGGCGCAAGCAACCATTCGCCGGTTCGCTGAAATCTACTCCCAACAACACAAGTTTGGCGGTGCGGTCGGCGCAACCAACATCTTGCAAACCTACCCTGGAAAAATGGGCGTCCCTAGCTCCCTCTTCACCTCCATGAGCAGTCACCGCGAAGCCCAAGACGTCGCCGACAAGAACTTCCTTCCAGATGAACTAGATGATTTGCTAGATCGCATCGTCCGAATTGCAATGAAGCCTAAGAGTAACTCCGCCCACGCTTCGCAGGGCGGATCGACCAAAAAGCGAAAACCCTCTCTTGATACGAACGGCAAAACCTCTGTGGCGAAAAAGGCACGCAAGGAAAAGTCTTCTCGTCCCGCCCGCAAGTCTACATCTTCGGTCAGTGCAGCAGCCAAGTCGAAACGGAAATCAAAGAACGACGACGGCTGGTCTTCCGACGGAGGCGCTGAAGGCACCACGCCCGCTTCATCTCGCAGACGTAGCGTCCGAGGCACCGCGAAGCCAGAAGTCAGCTATATCGACAATGATAGCGATTATGCGGACATGGAGATGGCCGAGTGGGATGAACCCAATGAAAAAGACGACGGCGAAGATGACGCAGAGGAAAGCGAGAACAAAGAAATCCATGAAACCGATGAAGGTCCCGAACTTTCTGAGGAAGATAAGGCCGAGGCCAGTGAGAAAGAACCCACGCCGCCTCCTGCAAAAAAGCGAGGCGGAAGGTCCACTGCTGCAAAGGGCGATGCTAAGAAGCCAGGGGCAAAGAAGCCTGAGGCAGCCAGCTTGCCTTCGCGACGCTCTTCCCGTCGTGGATAAGAACCTCTCCGGGGCTACATGGGACAAAACATGGTCCCATCCAGCTATGACACACGGGTCATGTTTTTCATTTCATCCAAGACATGTGCTTTCAATGGTCGTATTTCTATGACTCCCCAGCCAAGGTCTCCGGGACATAGACGTCTAGTATCGATCTTGTTGCTGTTCTCAGATCCAATTAAGTTGTGCAATTACTGCGCAAATCGTTCCCGTCGATATTCATATTCATATTCATATTCATATTCATATTCATATTCATATTCATATTCATATCCTGATTCCCATGTTGTTTTCATTATGGTTTCACCATTTCGTCCTCATATGCTCTGTTTCCTTGCAGTCCATAATGGTCCGAGATGTATACCCCAtctgccttttttttttctcttaaAGTTAGCATCGGGCTTGTGCCCGATTTCTCACGAACGTCTGTCTCTTTGCGTATTCCCGTCAGATATATGCTTCTCATCTGTAAATGAATTGAACTTTGCTTCAAAAacatttgttttttttttcgtacTTCGAAGTGCCTGGTTAGAACATTCTTTCGAGTGTGTCGGACCATGAAACTGTGCCCAGGAAATGCATAGGTTACCCAAGAGGCCGTAGTAGTGTAGTCTTTTGTACTACTCACATATAAATCTATACCGGTTCCCAAAGTGGTCCAGATTTCCTCAAACATGGCAAGAATAGTGGCATTCCCAGCTCTAGTGAGCATTTCAACAGTGCCAATGAGATGTCTATCTGTTGACACCCTTGTCCAAGAGTCATCTTGTTGGAACTGAATAGCCCAACTCAGCGTTCGCCCAAGTTGCATCCAAGAGGACCGCGACCAAGTGGCATACCCCTGAATCTCCTAGCGTGCCCACCAGAGGAGAACATCACGGCTGAAAAAATGTCGGGAGGAGTCAATTCCGACTGCATTATAGAGCAGCATATTGTTCCTGCTGATCCTATATAGCAACCAAGTGCCATgcataacgattttgtggcGCACCCTTCAGAAGAGAGGATGAATGGTCTTGATGGCCTGGAAAACCccgacgaagatgacagGGGATATGCCACATGATGTCTGAGGCCAGTAAGTTCGGCAACATGGCTGCTTTCCTCCTCTGTTCGGTGGAACAGCTTCCTTTTGTTCCTCCTTGTAGGTGGGAGTGGACACCGCCTCTAAAACAACATGCCAGAAAGAGGCCCGACGAATACTAACAAGTGATTCTGGGCAATCCTACGGGGTCAtttcacaaaaaaaaaaggaaatatTTACCAAAGCTCAAACGGTCTCTCAAACTATTATTACACATGATCCAGCCAAGCAAGAAAGAACACAAACACCCCGGAGAAACATTGAGCGCCAACAGAAAGGACAAAGATAGATCGCTTCCGGGCTAAGAAACCAAACCATATGCAAGACTGGCGGAAGTGGAATGGGAGAGAATTTGTAAGCATGGAGAAGAAGTAGATGTATTGAATTGATCAAATGTGTAAGAGAATATAAGCGATCTGAGAGAGAAAGTGGAAGTAATCACACAGGACGCCGTTGTCATCACTTCATGAACGAGATAGACTCTGGCTAAGACCCACTGGCTGAAGAGGTAGAGGCATGTGTTCCAGGGATTGTGGCAGTCCCGAGAGCTGGACTTACCCTCGCACTTCCGCCGTCGGGGTTGGCCCCACTGCCACCAGACTTCGTGAGGCGCTCCTCGACCCGCTCCTTATGCTGCCGGTTGCGGAGATGAACTTCAAAGTTGTCCACTGTCATGCCCGGGCCGGGGGTGTACAGCTTCCCTGGGCAGTCGTGGCAACGAATACGGGGGAGGTATTGGTATTTGATGATTTGGCCAGCTTGGAGGTTGTTGGGGTTTGCCACGGGGGCCAGGGTTTCAGTATCGACGGCGGAGTAACGCATCACACCTTCGAAGGAATCGTTGGGGTGAGATTGTTTCAACTTGCTGAGACCGGCTGCCAGCCAGTTGGGTGGTGGGGGCTGCATAGACACAGGGTCAGCCATGGGCCAAAAACTGGGGTTTAAATCTACTCACGCCAGAAACACCAGGCTGCGGAGGGTTCGGTGCATCAACAGCACCGGTTTGTTGGGGTCGTGGGGGAGGGTGAAGTCGAGACTGTTTATCGGACGGAGGTGCCATCGTGCGTGGTGCTTGTCCTGCGCTGGATTGGGCGGAGACAATGCGCCTTCCGTTCCTCAGATCCACTAGCTTGTCACGCGAAATCTTGAATCTCACTATCAACTTCTCAGAGTCATCCACGCTTTCTTCTCGGTATTGCTGTCTCCGGGCCGAGACTCGGGGCTCGTGGTACACCGGTTCGGGGGTTGCAGATTGTCCAAGGCTAGCGCGAAGCGCCGCATGGGCTGCAGATGCCGCGCCTCTCATGCCTCTAGTACGAGCAGTGCCTTGTGCGAGGTTAGGCCCAATCGCAGGAGAGCCAACAGAGGAGTCATCGCTATCAAACTCGTCCGAATCATCATCGCCCCGGTTTCCGGGCATGCCACGACGACGGCCGGAACCGGTACGCTTGATCACATTGCTTTCATCCATGGAGCCCACCGAGTTGGGTATCACAGATGAAACTATCATGGTACGAATTGTGCGTTGACGGTCCTTGAGATCTGGCAAAGCAGGGCCACCACGACGGTTAATTGACCGTTTCTGCCGACGTTGCTCTCGAGATATTGAGATTTCGGTACGTTCAAGATCTGCCTCATTCAACTCATAAAGATATGGCGTATGTTCTTTTGCGGATTGGTATGGTCGGAAGGCAGAAGCCACAGGGGTGGGGAGGAATGATGTGTGAAGATCGGGGTCCTCGATTGGACGACCGTCGAATGGGTGAGCGACAATGTACAGGGATTTGGTGAAGAGTTGGGACTGTTCCCGGATTGAATGGGCGATGGCGGTAGTGAATTCACCAGAGAGGGACAAGTCATCTGTCATGCATAATGCGAATTCTTCGGGAGAATTGTTAGGATCATTGATATCCCACTCGAACTGGTCGATCAGGGTATGTTGACCGATGGTAATGTTGAGCTTGATCGAAATGCGCATCTCGTCGTTTTTGTATGCGGTATAGGGTAGTTGAGGATCAAGAGGGTCTTCGTGTATGTGAAGATGCGGGTAATAGTCGATCACCTGCTCCTGGATGCTCTGGGAGATCATTCTCGTCAAAGGGACTGAGCTCTCTACCGCGAGACCCATGTCTTCAACCAGCTTTTCCGCAAACAAGTCCGGAGACACAACACGATCGTGAAGGTTCCACGTGAAAGTATCGCGGATCTTGACTTTTTCCCAATCAATGTCCAAGCGGATAGGGACCAAATCCTCCATCTGTTCGTTTTGCGTCTTCGCGTCACGTCGTGAAATGCGTAGCTCACGCGTCTTCCTATTTCCGGGCCGGCGTCGATGAGTTGGGTAGAGAAGTTGAGGGTGTTGATTGCGAAGGTCGGTGCGAGGGTTTCCAAATCCCTCATAGCCCACACCGTACAATGCAGCAGGGTTCAATTGATTTTCGCGTCGTACTGTTAAATAAAAGTCCCGTTCCGCTCTCTTAGTCTTCTGCAATTCCTGACTCGGATTTTGCCAAGCAGCTGCGGCCGAGTGCTGAAATTCGCGATCAACGTATTGCTCCAGGAGAATCTTATCCAGTGGCGTTTCGCGGGCGCGCGCTGCCATGGCACCGGAGACCTCTGTGGATTGGACAGCCGATCCATCACGAGATCTTTTTCTTGCGAAACCATGCGTACCATTTGAATGGGGGGTGCCATTGAAACTCCCACTGCCTGGTTCCGAGGAGGCTGGCATCCCGGAAGTAGCTAGCATAGCCTTTGCGCTTTGCTTTCCCTCTGCAATTAGATCTGGCGTGTGCCCATTTGTTGATCGGCTTGTCCCAAGGTCGATACTGTCTGGTCCTTGGTCCCCCGTGTCCGACGCGCCAGAGCTGTTCTGAGCACCTGGTTGGAGGTCCCCAAATGATTGCTCTGAGGGCAGCGAGCCACCCGTCACTTCAGGGGATGGCATTTTGGATGGTCTACTGAATGCGAAACAAACGTCTGACGCCACTCGTATAGTCTTCGAAGCTCGGAGTGGCTCTCAACGCGACAGGGATATGTTCGGATCAGTTACCGTAGCATTATGGGATGGAACCTGTTCATGCGATCAAAGAATGATTAGCAGGTGTTTTCAGATAGTAGATTATACTATTCATCACCATCGCGATCGTGCATCCAATGTTACCTAGGGAGATAAGCGTGATGGATGGACGTGTCGCAACGGGCGCATGCCCCGAACACGCCACAAGTCACCAATGAAGGGGGTGGAACAGATTGAATGGGGGCAGCATATGGAAATTATGGAAACGAAAACCAAATGGGAAGGAATATCGAACATACCAGGGCCGAAGGGGGAGAGAGCTCTTGCCGATGTTCCTTGAATGGACCAGTCGGGAGTTCCAGCGCAGAATCCGCTCCGGATCGGTTGGGGCCAAGTCAGCTGACCTTTTTCGTCAATCGATTGCGATGATCCCAACCGACGTTATTCTCCCTAGAAAATTGTTTTAGACTGGGAGAGTTGGCAgttgtgttttttttaagCCGATGATGGTGAAAGAGGcaaaggagaaggagggaGAGTATCCGTTACAAGTGTCCGCACCCGTCGAAGATCGTAAAGCAAAGAAACTCGCCATTCAATCTAACTAACACAACAACCATGAAGGATTTATAGCTTCAGTTAACAAGTCTACGTTTAAGACATTCTGAGATTATTCCCAATGCTCAACTATGGGCTCCAGGCCAACCTATGACCCCGTTTACCAATTTTACATAATGTCATGTGACCCACGTGTGCTTTACATAATGTAACCTCCACGGGTATCCCGTCTCTAGGCATGTTTATTtgacagagatctatggtttcaacaCTGTGTAGAACTACCAATAGATGGGGCATGAAAAATACTCGTGAGttctctaactaactaaactgacaaaatccgctctttttccaatttATGCGGACAACGCTGACTAAACATGACACACAATTTGTGTGGGCCACAGCATCGCGGTCCGTAGATTTTCCGGATATTCcaccctgttttcaaccacGTATTGTAGTACCCTTGGTTTCGACATCATAGTCTAACGTTGTACTATATTAAGACCTGATCGATCTTGGTGTGTCAAGTCCACAAATTACAGCACAGTGATCCGAGCACAAAAAACCATCATCGAACTGATTCCCTAGCACTGTATAGCCAATGACTGCCAACTTGTGGTTGTGAGTCCCGGCAGGTCTCACCCGAACATAGTCTGTCTATACACGAGGCTGGCTCACCCCTCGCACCTAAATCCAGTCCAAGTAATATGGCGACCGTATCACCTCGAGCTGTCAACTTTCTTATATGCATCAAGGAAACCTTCCATCAACTCTTAGTAAGCTTCCTGGTTCTCTTCGCTGTTGAAATCGCCGGTCAAGAAAGCGCCCGAGATGAGCTTGGTGATTTTGTTCTGGCTACTATTCGGAAATTTTCCCGGTGACTAAATGTGCAGCCTTGAAATGAGACTGGGATTCCTGGTCCTCAAGATGGATGTTCATGGCAAGAACTGTGTGCCGACTACCTCAATTAGTGAAGACACCAATTAGTGAAGACACCAATTAGGGCAATGTGGATGGAGGTTGTATGCCAGCTCTTGGATGGTGTTTCCGGTGTCTTGGATAGCCACACTGTCTCCCAGTGTAAGAACTCCTAGGCTAATGGTGTGTAGATGATAGGAGAGTGTCCCCCAGCCTCGTGGCCATCATCTCTACCAACGCCGATGTACTCCCATTCTGGTGCTTCTGGCTCTGCACCCTAATTCAATCCAGCCAGAATACCACTAAGTTGATTGTTCAGAAATTCTTGTATGCAGATGAATTTTTCTATATAATGACGACTCTCGTGTTGATATTCTTTCAACAGCAATGTTTTGCGTTCAGTCCAAGGATTTTCACCTTTGAAAGGGGATGAGGTTGCACACCGGATATTGTGTGTCAAACTCCGGATGGGAATTTTTGTATAACTCACAGTGTTATATACAAAAAAACTAGCGGATCAAACTACCAACAATAGTGTAGGTACATCCATGGAGGTTTACGAGTGAGGGGATGCTGCGACAGGTCACCTTCATGCCTGAGGCAAGCCACATTAATATGGCCCACCTTCAGTGAAAATCCTAGTTACAGGTTACATATATCCGATGTGCCGATATAGCTATGTTACGGGTATTTTTACCTAGTGCAAGTCGTTCTATGTAGGAATTGTGCGAGTGCTTTTCGGGTATTCTATAGTTGGCGGTCTGGATCTGAGAAACAAACCTCTGCTATCCCCCCCGATATAGGCTGGATTCACATCATCGAGTCTCTTAATAAGCGAAAGCTTATAATTTGAGCTTGTTTGACATGCAGGGATCGAACTTGTCGAATATTTCTATGCTTCATGCCATATTTGTTGCTGTCCCTCGGATGGCAGGAATCGGAATTTTTATGGGATAAAATGCCCGGTTACATCGATATACCTCCCAGGGATGTAGAAGAGGGGAAACACCGGGGATTGGAGTATACTGGAGGTTTGAGCGATCCTGGGCTGTGACGGAATCCGGGGTATTAGAGTAGAAGTTTGCAGTCTAGATGACAAATTAAACACTAGATATAGCTAGATATACTAGAGATAACATGTTTCCTCGACTCGAATCAACGGCGGAGGTCAGTATGAAGTCAAGGGAGAGATTGCCATGACGTCTTCGGCAAAGCCCTAGGTGTCTGGCCTGAAACATCAGGCATCCACTACCCAACCCCACCAACGCTAAACGCCCTCTCGACGCTCTGCACACGACTCGATCTCGGTCCATTCCTCTCCTCTAGCTTCACACGGATTTACAATCCGAACACTTTTTTTCAGGACCACTTGCATTTACTTGTTTCTTAAAGCTTCACGAGCTCAATTCATTTCACAATGGCGGAAGACAAAGCACCCGAGGTTGGTATGTAAACTTCATGGAAAGCTCTGACGTTTGTGGGCACTGAGCCCAATATGGGCCATGAGCTCGCTGGCACTCACCACAACACTAAAAATATGTTCGGTTCATAGACCATAACTAACCATACGATTCTTTCTAGACTACACCCTTAACAACCCCGATACCTTGACCAAGTACAAGACCGCTGCGCAAATTTCTCACAACGTCCTTGAGGCTGTTGCCGGTATGTTTCGCAAGAATATCCCACTGTCTCATTTCATCTAACACCTACGTAGCTCTTTGCGTggagggagagaagattgtcgaGATCTGTCAGAAGGGTGACAAGCTTCTCGACGAGGAAGTTGCCAAGGTCTACA
Above is a window of Penicillium digitatum chromosome 2, complete sequence DNA encoding:
- a CDS encoding SWI-SNF complex subunit (Snf5), putative; the protein is MVVVSADLAPTDPERILRWNSRLVHSRNIGKSSLPLRPWFHPIMLRRPSKMPSPEVTGGSLPSEQSFGDLQPGAQNSSGASDTGDQGPDSIDLGTSRSTNGHTPDLIAEGKQSAKAMLATSGMPASSEPGSGSFNGTPHSNGTHGFARKRSRDGSAVQSTEVSGAMAARARETPLDKILLEQYVDREFQHSAAAAWQNPSQELQKTKRAERDFYLTVRRENQLNPAALYGVGYEGFGNPRTDLRNQHPQLLYPTHRRRPGNRKTRELRISRRDAKTQNEQMEDLVPIRLDIDWEKVKIRDTFTWNLHDRVVSPDLFAEKLVEDMGLAVESSVPLTRMISQSIQEQVIDYYPHLHIHEDPLDPQLPYTAYKNDEMRISIKLNITIGQHTLIDQFEWDINDPNNSPEEFALCMTDDLSLSGEFTTAIAHSIREQSQLFTKSLYIVAHPFDGRPIEDPDLHTSFLPTPVASAFRPYQSAKEHTPYLYELNEADLERTEISISREQRRQKRSINRRGGPALPDLKDRQRTIRTMIVSSVIPNSVGSMDESNVIKRTGSGRRRGMPGNRGDDDSDEFDSDDSSVGSPAIGPNLAQGTARTRGMRGAASAAHAALRASLGQSATPEPVYHEPRVSARRQQYREESVDDSEKLIVRFKISRDKLVDLRNGRRIVSAQSSAGQAPRTMAPPSDKQSRLHPPPRPQQTGAVDAPNPPQPGVSGPPPPNWLAAGLSKLKQSHPNDSFEGVMRYSAVDTETLAPVANPNNLQAGQIIKYQYLPRIRCHDCPGKLYTPGPGMTVDNFEVHLRNRQHKERVEERLTKSGGSGANPDGGSARPVGLSQSLSRS
- a CDS encoding Sister chromatid cohesion and DNA repair protein (BimD), putative, translating into MPSRSRPGPSEVEEDSGLCSLSFNQPLSWRVGRSAIPIADLLDRLQTLAQELRKLDQEEIDKESLRKVSQELANGNLLAHKDKGVRAWATCCIVDVLRLCAPDAPFTRNQLKDIFTCIVSSIIPALADPSNAYNAQHIYVLGSLAEVKSVVLMVDLDHPDSLIVPLFMGCFDIVSGSSKASTGEEVAKNVEFDMTRVLVTVIDESLVLAPEVVDIIVAQFLRVDPRVLDNPNRKGKRPDAPLDAKQDTLLLKDYPAAYNMAKAICQACPDRMTSHISQYFNNVIIDASVPAGQTNGSRHARKPNLDDSDEEGEDIKELSKAHRLIRELWRACPEVLQNVIPQIEAELSAESVALRLLATQTIGDLAAGIGVAGPPPPPPMDPTTYPPVSLLDYDKTIPQPNVLLTPVSPKPFSQVHSSAYEAFLSRRLDKTPSVRAAWVTVVGRILSTSAGGSGLHESEEHSLVRNLASMLRDVDEKVRVAAVDTVGQFGLSQIVHKLSMDGGCSSPDSVLAILAERVKDRKPHVREHAMKILARMWAVAAGDIEQNTEPVVSLLKDAPSKIFDAFYTNDQEIHVLIDRVLFETLLPLSYPPIKTKLSRGNSNQSQKQKGSQASEPEQETDVDKIRVRRILTLLRGLDEKARRVFFVMLARQLSMRSAVTLYLEACEKYNGGVVDKDEEQIKTQLSKIIESLSKTFPDASRASADLWKFAKVHDRRCYQLVRFAMAAVSDYRTVVKAMKELQRRVQSANNSPLLETLTPLVYRCGSMIFNRSHIPAIMSLSRTDENGLANAAQEMLKQISSQNPEVLEAQVQEMCKDLEAQAPKASSAADSSAEDILKACAGFAKKLPAKLPKERKFLQALANYALYSSSPHSAKHAVSILMATADRREMYAKDLVHKCVENWTYGSDRFLTRLAALSQLNLLAPREADEESDAIISIAIKQILLTNRTPEPDSEYNWSETIDDETKAKEWALKIIVNRLHAKDGADNEDDFRAHAKPVYETLNKLVVGEGEISKKKDTPAGQKSRLRLLAAKSLLKLCASSTICDGLLTPSDFNAVALVAQDPLVQVRGGFINHLKKKLVQKSHLSHRWYIVPCLLAFEPVHSLKESTLTWLRSRAAYFAQQAQASGKRTEQTMVMELIFSRLLSLLAYHPDYPSEDLDEATKLGDLTDFSQYILFYLSAVANEHNMSLIFHVGQRVKQFRDGITKSDEISTRLHTLSDLAQATIRRFAEIYSQQHKFGGAVGATNILQTYPGKMGVPSSLFTSMSSHREAQDVADKNFLPDELDDLLDRIVRIAMKPKSNSAHASQGGSTKKRKPSLDTNGKTSVAKKARKEKSSRPARKSTSSVSAAAKSKRKSKNDDGWSSDGGAEGTTPASSRRRSVRGTAKPEVSYIDNDSDYADMEMAEWDEPNEKDDGEDDAEESENKEIHETDEGPELSEEDKAEASEKEPTPPPAKKRGGRSTAAKGDAKKPGAKKPEAASLPSRRSSRRG